TTTGATCCTTACACGTTCCGCTCACTTCAATGAGCAATAGAGTTCATTAACTCGAAGAAGTGCTCGGGTTGTTGCGTTTTGTTTAGGTTATACCAAGAGTGCAAGGTATCTTCCTTACATACTTCCATGCCTCTCAATACTTCCATCGCAAATTCCAATGGAGCGATTCCAGATGCCGTAATTAAATTCGCATGTGTTGCGGTAGGTCCGTCCTCATAGAGCGACTCCCCTTTATAGGTAGGGCATACCATCTTAAGGTACTCTAGGTTATTGCTTGTGTGCTTTCTAGAATCTAGATATCCAACAGCTGCAAGCCCTTCAGTAGCACCACAAATTGCTGCCACAATCCCCCCTACC
The window above is part of the Pontibacillus halophilus JSM 076056 = DSM 19796 genome. Proteins encoded here:
- a CDS encoding type 1 glutamine amidotransferase family protein, which translates into the protein MRTKRVYLYVCDTMSDWEYGYLLAELHTGRYFKQGIAPLEVTTVGATVEMVTTMGGLTVQPDVSVTGCTIESGDLLILPGATTWRDEIHQPILEKVGRALEVGGIVAAICGATEGLAAVGYLDSRKHTSNNLEYLKMVCPTYKGESLYEDGPTATHANLITASGIAPLEFAMEVLRGMEVCKEDTLHSWYNLNKTQQPEHFFELMNSIAH